The following proteins are encoded in a genomic region of Xanthomonas cassavae CFBP 4642:
- the manD gene encoding D-mannonate dehydratase ManD, whose product MSQTSDSPAPLQGSARDREIVEARVIVTCPGRNFVTLKIRTRSGITGLGDATLNGRELAVAAYLQEHLVPNLIGRDAGRIEDIWQFFYRGAYWRRGPVTMSAIAAVDVALWDILGKMAGLPLYQLLGGRSREGALVYGHANGRDIAETSDEVGRFREMGFIAIRAQCGVPGIKKTYGISSGGKPYEPAESELPTETVWSTPRYLGVVPKLFEQLRSDHGDEIELLHDAHHRLTPIEAARLGRDLEPYRLFWLEDATPAENQRAFEIIRQHTVTPLAVGEVFNSLWDCKHLIEQQLIDYIRTTIVHAGGLTHVRRLADFAALHQVRTGFHGATDLSPVCMGAALHFDTWVPNFGIQEYMFHSDEANAVFPHDYVFRDGRLHCGETPGHGVDIDETLAAKYPYVPKQLPVARLEDGAMWDW is encoded by the coding sequence ATGTCACAGACTTCCGACTCCCCTGCACCGCTGCAAGGTTCTGCCCGCGACCGCGAGATCGTCGAGGCGCGCGTGATCGTCACCTGCCCGGGGCGCAACTTCGTCACCCTGAAGATCCGCACCCGCTCAGGCATCACCGGGCTGGGCGATGCCACGCTCAACGGCCGCGAACTGGCGGTGGCGGCCTACCTGCAGGAACACCTGGTGCCGAACCTGATCGGCCGCGATGCGGGGCGCATCGAGGACATCTGGCAGTTCTTCTACCGCGGTGCGTACTGGCGGCGCGGCCCGGTGACGATGAGCGCGATTGCCGCGGTGGACGTGGCGCTGTGGGACATCCTGGGCAAGATGGCCGGCCTGCCGTTGTATCAGCTGCTGGGCGGGCGCTCGCGCGAAGGTGCGCTGGTCTATGGCCACGCCAACGGCCGCGATATCGCCGAAACCAGCGACGAAGTGGGCCGCTTTCGCGAGATGGGCTTTATCGCCATCCGCGCGCAATGCGGCGTGCCCGGCATCAAGAAGACCTATGGCATTTCCAGCGGCGGCAAGCCGTACGAGCCGGCCGAAAGCGAACTGCCCACCGAAACCGTGTGGTCCACGCCGCGTTATCTGGGTGTGGTGCCGAAGCTATTCGAGCAACTGCGCAGCGACCACGGCGATGAGATCGAACTGCTGCACGACGCGCACCACCGGCTCACCCCGATCGAAGCCGCGCGCCTGGGCCGCGACCTGGAGCCATACCGGCTGTTCTGGCTGGAAGACGCCACGCCTGCGGAAAACCAGCGTGCGTTCGAGATCATTCGCCAGCACACGGTCACGCCATTGGCGGTTGGCGAAGTGTTCAATTCGCTCTGGGACTGCAAGCACCTGATCGAACAGCAGCTGATCGACTACATCCGCACCACGATTGTCCACGCCGGCGGCCTCACCCACGTGCGCCGGCTGGCCGACTTCGCGGCCTTGCATCAGGTGCGCACCGGCTTCCACGGCGCCACCGATCTGTCGCCGGTGTGCATGGGCGCGGCCTTGCACTTCGATACCTGGGTGCCCAACTTCGGCATCCAGGAATACATGTTCCATTCCGACGAAGCCAATGCGGTGTTCCCGCACGACTACGTGTTTCGTGATGGGCGCCTGCACTGCGGCGAAACGCCCGGGCATGGTGTGGACATCGACGAAACCCTTGCGGCGAAGTACCCGTACGTGCCCAAACAGTTGCCGGTGGCGCGTCTGGAAGACGGCGCGATGTGGGACTGGTGA
- a CDS encoding sialate O-acetylesterase yields the protein MNLHGVPLLLAAAAALAADVACATDTPLLHPLFQDHAVLQRDAPIRVWGDAAPGTRVRVQLDAQQQQVRADRQGHWQAQLPAHAAGGPYTLTASGADGATQQVADVMIGDVWLCSGQSNMELQVHRTLDSRSEIADADQPAIRMFKVPAQSSPTPQRGFGGAAQWQPTTPDTVKDFSAACYYFARELRKTVSVPMGLINASWGGSQLQAWIGEAALRAAGDDGPALDVLARYADSPTDAAPRWARLWEAWWHAHGEGEPWQPDAPGAWQPAPAALGAWDDWGVPQLVGFNGMVWYRTSVELTPAQAAQEATLVLGPVDELDQTWVNGIGVGSSYGADQPRRYALGRGHLHAGRNSIVLNVLNTYRRGGLLGDASSRALQFADGSTLPLAAPWHYRIVPPQLGSPPRAPWSSAAGLTTLYNGMIAPLGHLGLRGVLWYQGESNTGDAMHYPALLNAWRRDWRQRFGAQLPMLIVQLANYGAPPTQPVESGWAQLREAQRRFVAEDAHAGLAVAIDIGDRYDIHPANKQELGRRLARAARHVVYSEAITPSGPVPGAVQRDGDSVRIAFDDVDTTLLSYGNDAPIGFEVCAAAANSCRYTSATLQGREVRLRIPSGMDAARVRYCWADSPVCTVYDPSGLPAGPFERPITTPPSP from the coding sequence ATGAACCTGCATGGTGTGCCCCTGCTGCTTGCCGCCGCTGCCGCGCTCGCGGCCGATGTGGCCTGCGCAACCGATACGCCGCTGCTGCATCCGCTGTTCCAGGACCATGCGGTGCTGCAGCGCGATGCGCCGATCCGGGTGTGGGGCGATGCGGCGCCCGGCACGCGCGTGCGCGTGCAATTGGATGCGCAGCAGCAACAGGTGCGAGCGGACCGCCAGGGCCACTGGCAGGCGCAGTTGCCTGCCCATGCCGCCGGCGGACCATACACGCTGACCGCCAGCGGCGCCGACGGTGCGACACAGCAGGTGGCCGATGTGATGATCGGCGATGTGTGGCTGTGTTCGGGCCAATCCAACATGGAATTGCAGGTGCATCGCACGCTGGATTCGCGCAGCGAGATCGCCGATGCCGATCAACCGGCCATCCGCATGTTCAAGGTGCCGGCGCAATCCAGTCCCACGCCACAGCGTGGCTTCGGCGGCGCGGCGCAGTGGCAGCCGACCACGCCGGACACGGTGAAGGACTTTTCGGCGGCGTGTTACTACTTCGCGCGCGAACTGCGCAAGACCGTCTCCGTGCCGATGGGGTTGATCAACGCCTCGTGGGGCGGCTCGCAGCTGCAGGCCTGGATCGGCGAGGCGGCACTGCGTGCGGCCGGCGACGATGGCCCGGCACTGGATGTGCTGGCACGCTATGCCGACAGCCCGACGGACGCGGCGCCGCGCTGGGCACGGCTGTGGGAAGCATGGTGGCACGCGCATGGCGAAGGCGAGCCGTGGCAACCGGATGCGCCGGGCGCGTGGCAACCCGCACCCGCCGCGCTGGGCGCATGGGACGACTGGGGCGTGCCGCAGCTGGTGGGCTTCAACGGCATGGTCTGGTATCGCACCAGCGTGGAGCTGACGCCCGCGCAGGCGGCGCAGGAAGCCACCCTGGTGTTGGGGCCGGTGGATGAACTGGACCAGACCTGGGTCAACGGTATTGGCGTCGGCAGCAGCTACGGGGCCGATCAACCGCGCCGCTATGCGCTGGGACGCGGCCACCTGCATGCCGGGCGCAACAGCATCGTGCTCAACGTCCTCAACACGTATCGCCGTGGTGGATTGCTGGGCGATGCGTCCTCGCGTGCGCTGCAGTTCGCCGATGGCAGCACGCTGCCGCTGGCCGCGCCGTGGCACTACCGCATCGTGCCGCCGCAGCTGGGCTCGCCGCCGCGCGCGCCGTGGTCCTCGGCCGCAGGGCTGACCACCTTGTACAACGGCATGATCGCCCCGCTTGGCCATCTCGGCCTGCGCGGAGTGCTCTGGTACCAGGGTGAATCCAATACTGGCGATGCCATGCATTACCCTGCCTTGCTCAATGCCTGGCGGCGCGACTGGCGGCAGCGTTTCGGTGCGCAGCTGCCAATGCTCATCGTGCAGCTGGCCAACTACGGCGCGCCGCCCACGCAACCGGTGGAAAGCGGTTGGGCACAGCTGCGCGAGGCGCAACGCCGCTTCGTGGCCGAAGACGCGCATGCCGGCCTGGCAGTGGCCATCGATATCGGCGACCGCTACGACATCCACCCGGCCAACAAGCAGGAACTGGGCCGGCGCCTGGCACGCGCGGCGCGGCATGTGGTGTATAGCGAGGCGATTACGCCCTCGGGCCCGGTACCAGGAGCCGTGCAGCGCGATGGCGACAGCGTGCGCATCGCCTTCGACGATGTGGACACCACGCTGCTGAGTTACGGCAACGACGCACCAATCGGCTTTGAAGTCTGCGCTGCGGCAGCCAACAGTTGCCGCTACACCAGCGCCACGCTGCAGGGCCGCGAGGTCCGCCTGCGCATTCCTTCCGGCATGGATGCGGCGCGGGTGCGCTACTGCTGGGCCGACAGCCCGGTATGCACGGTGTACGACCCCAGCGGCCTGCCAGCCGGCCCGTTCGAACGTCCCATCACCACCCCACCTTCCCCCTGA
- a CDS encoding alpha-glucuronidase family glycosyl hydrolase, whose amino-acid sequence MAALLLLGLMLLCGVLLPAAQVHAEDGYDVWLRYQPVDNAAALREHAQALVVAGNSPTLQAARQELERGLQGLLGAAPQPTDAVTRDGTLLLGPANAPQVAALKLHTADLGREGYLIQSVSVGGHRSIAIVGGSDIGALYGAFHFLRLLQTGQALTALNVRESPRLQLRMLNHWDNLDGVVERGYAGASLWNWQTLPGYLDPRYTDYARANASLGINGTVLNNVNAKAWSLTPQYLDKAAALAKVFRPYGIRVFLSARFSAPIEIGGLPTADPLDPQVQRWWRETADAIYARIPDFGGFLVKANSEGQPGPQDYGRTHADGANLLAAALAPHGGVVMWRAFVYSHEQPDDRAKQAYSEFMPLDGAFADNVIVQVKNGAIDFQPREPFHPLFGAMRKTPLMPEFQITKEYLGFSTHLAYLGTLFAETLQADTYARGKGSTVAKTVDGSVSNNAKRTRLTGMAGVANIGADRNWSGSLFNQANWYAYGRLAWNPSLSPEAIAQDWVRMTLSNDPAVVTPVVGMMLRSREAVVDYMTPLGLHHLMGRGHHYGPAPWDAGSERPDWDPVYYHRADRNGIGFDRSASGSNAAAQYAAPVARVFGDVRRVPEQYLLWFHHVSWDRRMASGRTLWGELVWHYDHGVDEVRAMRATWQGLAGRIDAPRYRQVAEFLAIQQDEAQWWRDASIAYFRSVSGRALPPGVAAPAHPLAYYQGLKFPYAPGNPK is encoded by the coding sequence ATGGCTGCGCTGTTACTGCTGGGGCTGATGCTGCTCTGCGGCGTATTGCTGCCTGCTGCGCAGGTACATGCCGAGGATGGCTACGATGTGTGGTTGCGCTACCAGCCGGTTGACAACGCCGCAGCATTGCGCGAACACGCCCAGGCACTGGTGGTCGCTGGCAACTCGCCCACCCTGCAGGCCGCGCGCCAGGAGCTGGAACGTGGCCTGCAGGGCCTGCTGGGTGCCGCGCCGCAACCCACTGACGCGGTCACGCGCGACGGCACGCTGCTGCTGGGTCCGGCCAATGCGCCACAGGTGGCAGCCCTGAAACTGCATACCGCCGATCTTGGCCGCGAGGGCTACCTGATCCAGTCGGTCAGCGTGGGCGGCCACCGCAGCATCGCGATCGTGGGCGGCAGCGATATCGGTGCGCTGTACGGCGCATTTCATTTCCTGCGTCTGCTGCAGACCGGCCAGGCACTGACCGCACTGAACGTGCGCGAGTCGCCGCGGCTGCAGCTGCGCATGCTCAATCACTGGGACAACCTCGATGGCGTGGTGGAGCGCGGCTATGCCGGCGCCTCGCTGTGGAACTGGCAGACCTTGCCGGGCTATCTGGATCCGCGCTACACCGATTACGCACGCGCCAATGCCTCGCTGGGCATCAATGGAACCGTACTCAACAATGTCAACGCCAAGGCCTGGAGCCTGACGCCGCAATATCTGGACAAGGCCGCTGCGCTGGCCAAGGTATTTCGGCCGTATGGCATCCGCGTGTTTCTCAGCGCCCGCTTCAGTGCGCCGATCGAGATCGGCGGGCTGCCCACCGCCGACCCGCTGGACCCACAGGTGCAGCGCTGGTGGCGTGAGACCGCCGATGCGATCTATGCGCGCATTCCGGATTTCGGCGGGTTTCTGGTCAAGGCCAATTCCGAAGGACAGCCCGGCCCGCAGGATTACGGGCGCACGCATGCCGATGGCGCGAACCTGCTGGCCGCCGCGCTGGCGCCGCATGGTGGCGTGGTGATGTGGCGCGCATTCGTGTATTCGCACGAGCAGCCCGACGACCGCGCCAAGCAGGCGTATAGCGAATTCATGCCGCTCGATGGCGCCTTTGCCGACAATGTGATCGTGCAGGTGAAAAACGGCGCCATCGATTTCCAGCCACGCGAGCCCTTCCATCCGTTGTTCGGCGCGATGCGCAAGACGCCGCTGATGCCGGAGTTCCAGATCACCAAGGAATATCTGGGTTTCTCCACGCATCTGGCGTATCTGGGCACCTTGTTCGCCGAGACCTTGCAGGCCGATACCTATGCGCGTGGCAAGGGCTCGACCGTCGCGAAGACGGTAGATGGCAGCGTGTCCAACAATGCCAAACGCACGCGTCTGACTGGCATGGCCGGCGTTGCCAATATCGGGGCGGACCGCAACTGGAGCGGCTCCTTGTTCAATCAGGCCAACTGGTATGCCTATGGACGGCTGGCCTGGAATCCGTCGTTGTCGCCGGAGGCGATCGCGCAGGACTGGGTGCGCATGACGTTGTCCAACGACCCGGCCGTGGTCACGCCGGTGGTGGGCATGATGCTGCGCTCGCGCGAGGCGGTGGTGGACTACATGACGCCGCTGGGCCTGCATCACCTGATGGGGCGCGGCCACCATTACGGCCCGGCGCCCTGGGATGCCGGCAGCGAGCGACCCGATTGGGATCCGGTGTATTACCACCGCGCCGACCGCAACGGCATCGGCTTTGATCGCAGCGCCAGCGGCAGCAACGCGGCCGCGCAATACGCCGCACCGGTGGCGCGCGTGTTCGGCGATGTACGACGCGTGCCCGAGCAGTATCTGCTGTGGTTCCATCACGTCTCCTGGGACCGGCGCATGGCCTCCGGGCGAACGCTGTGGGGCGAGTTGGTGTGGCATTACGACCATGGCGTGGACGAGGTGCGGGCGATGCGGGCGACCTGGCAAGGCCTGGCCGGCCGCATCGATGCGCCGCGCTACCGGCAAGTGGCCGAGTTTCTGGCGATCCAGCAGGACGAAGCGCAGTGGTGGCGCGATGCCAGCATCGCCTATTTCCGGAGTGTGTCCGGGCGTGCCCTGCCGCCAGGCGTGGCCGCCCCGGCGCATCCGCTGGCGTACTACCAGGGCCTGAAATTTCCGTACGCACCGGGAAATCCCAAATGA
- a CDS encoding LacI family DNA-binding transcriptional regulator — MEKVRKSVRRTSRATTIDEVAALAKVSPMTVSRVVNNNGSVREATRERVMRAVDKLGYTPNLAASALAAAQSTRIALIYSDPSGAYLRELLLGVLRVASRTSIQLVIDCWDDLDADAERRAARKLAKGVAGVILPPPLCESRAAVLELVRAKVPVVAIASNHFSPDVACVRIDEFAAAKEIAEHLIAQGHTRIGYIAGHPNLSASTRRFEGFQAALSDAGLRLDRHLVQPGDYTYRSGLLAAEKLLARKRRPSAIFASNDDMAAAAISVAHRRGMDVPRDLSVVGFDDTSAATAVWPELTTVQQPIAAMADAALDILLKTIRAKERTPKMVDHVVAHLLVKRDSVAAPTSVDPAE; from the coding sequence TTGGAGAAGGTCAGGAAATCGGTCCGCCGCACCAGCCGCGCGACCACCATCGACGAGGTGGCGGCGCTGGCGAAAGTGTCGCCGATGACGGTCTCGCGTGTGGTCAACAACAACGGCAGTGTGCGCGAGGCCACCCGCGAGCGCGTCATGCGTGCTGTCGACAAACTCGGTTACACGCCCAACCTGGCCGCCAGCGCGCTGGCCGCCGCGCAAAGCACGCGTATCGCGCTGATCTACAGCGATCCCAGCGGCGCCTACCTGCGCGAGTTGTTGCTTGGCGTGTTGCGTGTTGCTTCGCGCACCTCGATCCAGCTGGTGATCGACTGCTGGGACGATCTGGATGCCGATGCCGAGCGCCGTGCCGCGCGCAAACTCGCCAAGGGCGTGGCCGGGGTGATCCTGCCGCCACCGTTGTGCGAATCCCGCGCCGCGGTGCTGGAGCTGGTGCGCGCCAAGGTACCGGTGGTGGCGATCGCCTCCAATCATTTCAGCCCCGATGTGGCCTGCGTGCGCATCGACGAATTCGCTGCCGCCAAGGAAATCGCCGAGCATTTGATCGCACAGGGGCATACGCGTATCGGCTATATCGCCGGGCATCCCAACCTGTCGGCCAGCACGCGGCGTTTCGAAGGATTCCAGGCCGCCTTGTCCGATGCCGGTCTGCGGCTGGACCGGCATCTGGTGCAACCGGGCGATTACACCTACCGCTCGGGGTTGCTGGCCGCGGAAAAGTTGCTGGCACGCAAGCGCCGCCCCAGCGCGATCTTCGCCAGCAACGACGATATGGCCGCCGCCGCTATTTCGGTGGCGCATCGGCGCGGCATGGATGTGCCGCGTGATCTGTCGGTGGTGGGATTCGACGACACCTCCGCCGCCACCGCCGTGTGGCCCGAACTCACCACGGTGCAGCAACCCATTGCCGCCATGGCCGATGCCGCGTTGGACATCCTGCTGAAGACGATACGCGCCAAGGAGCGGACGCCGAAGATGGTCGATCATGTGGTCGCGCACCTGCTGGTCAAGCGGGATTCGGTGGCCGCGCCGACATCCGTCGATCCGGCCGAATAG
- the xylA gene encoding xylose isomerase codes for MSNTVYIGAKEYFPGIGKIGFEGRDSDNPLAFKVYDANKQVGDKTMAEHLRFAVAYWHSFCGNGADPFGPGTRAYPWDIGNTALNRAEAKSDAAFEFFTKLGVPYYCFHDIDLAPDADDIGEYEKNLKHMVGIAKQRQADTGIKLLWGTANLFSHPRYMNGASTNPDFNVVARAAVQVKAAIDATVELGGENYVFWGGREGYACLHNTQMKREQDNMARFLTLARDYGRAIGFTGNFLIEPKPMEPMKHQYDFDSATVIGFLRQHGLDQDFKLNIEANHATLSGHSFEHDLQVASDAGLLGSIDANRGNPQNGWDTDQFPTDLYDTVGAMLVVLRQGGLAPGGLNFDAKVRRESSDPQDLFLAHIGGMDAFARGLEVANALLTSSPLETWRKERYASFDSGAGADFANGTSTLADLATYAAGNAPTQLSGRQEAYENLINQYLTR; via the coding sequence ATGAGCAACACCGTTTACATCGGCGCGAAGGAATATTTCCCCGGCATCGGCAAGATCGGCTTCGAAGGCCGCGACTCGGACAACCCGCTGGCGTTCAAGGTCTACGACGCCAACAAGCAGGTCGGCGACAAGACCATGGCCGAGCATCTGCGCTTTGCCGTGGCCTACTGGCACAGCTTCTGCGGCAATGGCGCCGATCCGTTCGGCCCGGGCACGCGTGCGTACCCGTGGGATATCGGCAACACCGCGTTGAATCGCGCCGAAGCCAAGTCCGATGCCGCGTTCGAGTTCTTCACCAAGCTCGGCGTGCCGTATTACTGCTTCCACGATATCGATCTGGCACCGGATGCCGACGACATCGGCGAGTACGAAAAGAATCTCAAGCACATGGTAGGCATCGCCAAGCAGCGCCAGGCCGACACCGGCATCAAGCTGCTGTGGGGCACCGCCAACCTGTTCTCGCACCCGCGCTACATGAATGGTGCATCGACCAACCCGGACTTCAACGTGGTCGCGCGTGCGGCGGTGCAGGTCAAGGCCGCGATCGATGCGACCGTTGAACTCGGTGGCGAAAACTACGTGTTCTGGGGCGGCCGCGAAGGCTATGCCTGCCTGCACAACACCCAGATGAAGCGCGAGCAGGACAACATGGCGCGCTTCCTGACCCTGGCGCGCGATTACGGCCGCGCGATCGGCTTCACGGGTAATTTCCTGATCGAGCCCAAGCCGATGGAGCCGATGAAGCACCAGTACGACTTCGACAGCGCCACGGTGATCGGCTTCCTGCGTCAGCACGGCCTGGACCAGGACTTCAAGCTCAATATCGAAGCCAACCACGCCACCTTGTCGGGCCATAGCTTCGAGCACGACCTGCAGGTGGCCAGCGATGCCGGGCTGCTCGGCAGCATCGATGCCAACCGCGGCAACCCGCAGAACGGCTGGGACACCGACCAGTTCCCGACCGACCTGTACGACACCGTCGGCGCGATGCTGGTGGTGCTGCGCCAGGGCGGGCTGGCACCGGGCGGCCTGAATTTCGATGCCAAGGTGCGGCGCGAGTCGTCCGACCCGCAGGACCTGTTCCTGGCGCATATCGGCGGCATGGACGCGTTCGCACGCGGGCTGGAAGTGGCCAATGCGCTGCTGACCTCCTCGCCGCTGGAAACCTGGCGCAAGGAGCGCTACGCCAGCTTCGACAGCGGTGCGGGCGCGGACTTTGCCAATGGCACCAGCACGCTGGCCGACCTGGCCACCTACGCTGCCGGCAATGCACCCACGCAGCTCAGCGGCCGCCAGGAAGCCTACGAGAACCTGATCAATCAGTATCTGACGCGTTGA
- the ttcA gene encoding tRNA 2-thiocytidine(32) synthetase TtcA, whose protein sequence is MTAVLPLPQPLADPAPRTARPRLPSDQLRLGKRLQRQVGQAIADFGMIESGDKVMVCLSGGKDSYTLLDMLLQLQRKAPVPFTLVAVNLDQKQPEFPAEVLPSYLREQGVPFDIVEQDTYSVVSRVIPAGKTLCSLCSRLRRGALYAYAQAHGVTKIALGHHRDDIVATFFMNLFHHARLAAMAPKLRSDDGAHVVIRPLAYVREADIAAYAQLRQFPIIPCNLCGSQQNLQRQQVGRMLQQWDRDHPGRVEQIARALGDVRPEQLADRTLFDFLALGRLCDASAPDPTAWHAAGDSAHASD, encoded by the coding sequence ATGACCGCTGTCCTGCCGTTGCCGCAACCCCTGGCCGACCCCGCGCCGCGCACTGCGCGCCCGCGGTTGCCGTCCGATCAGCTGCGCCTGGGCAAACGGTTGCAGCGCCAGGTGGGCCAGGCGATCGCCGACTTCGGCATGATCGAGTCCGGCGACAAGGTGATGGTGTGCCTGTCCGGTGGCAAGGACAGCTACACCTTGCTGGACATGCTGCTGCAGTTGCAGCGCAAGGCGCCGGTGCCGTTCACGCTGGTGGCGGTGAACCTGGACCAGAAGCAGCCGGAGTTCCCCGCTGAGGTGCTGCCCAGCTATTTGCGCGAGCAGGGCGTGCCGTTCGATATCGTCGAGCAGGACACCTATTCGGTGGTCAGCCGGGTGATCCCGGCCGGCAAGACCCTATGTTCGCTGTGCTCGCGGTTGCGGCGCGGCGCCTTGTACGCCTACGCGCAGGCGCACGGGGTGACCAAGATCGCGCTCGGCCACCACCGCGACGACATCGTCGCCACGTTCTTCATGAACCTGTTTCACCACGCGCGCCTGGCCGCGATGGCGCCCAAGCTGCGCAGCGACGACGGTGCGCATGTGGTGATCCGCCCGCTGGCCTATGTGCGCGAAGCCGATATCGCCGCCTACGCACAGCTGCGCCAGTTCCCGATCATTCCGTGCAACCTGTGCGGCAGCCAGCAGAACCTGCAGCGCCAGCAGGTGGGTCGCATGCTGCAGCAATGGGACCGCGACCATCCGGGGCGGGTGGAACAGATTGCGCGCGCGCTGGGCGACGTACGGCCCGAACAACTGGCCGACCGCACCTTGTTCGATTTCCTGGCGCTGGGCCGCCTCTGCGACGCCAGCGCGCCCGATCCCACCGCCTGGCACGCCGCCGGCGACAGCGCACACGCTAGCGACTGA
- a CDS encoding recombination-associated protein RdgC: MFFRNLTLFRFPTTLDFTQIETLLPQVQLKPVGPLEMSSRGFISPFGRDEQEVLSHRLEDFLWLTVGGEDKILPGAVVNDLLERKVAEIEEKEGRRPGGKARKRLKDDLIHELLPRAFVKSSRTDAILDLQHGYIAVNTSSRKSGENVMSEIRGALGSFPALPLNAEVAPRAILTGWIAGEPLPEGLSLGEECEMKDPIEGGAVVKCQHQELRGDEIDKHLEAGKQVTKLALVMDDNLSFVLGDDLVIRKLKFLDGALDQLEHSEDDGARAELDARFALMSAEIRRLFLLLETALKLSKAE; encoded by the coding sequence ATGTTCTTTCGCAATCTCACCCTGTTCCGCTTTCCCACTACGCTGGATTTCACGCAGATCGAAACGCTGCTGCCGCAAGTGCAGCTCAAGCCGGTCGGCCCGCTGGAAATGAGCTCGCGTGGCTTCATCTCGCCGTTCGGGCGCGACGAGCAGGAAGTGCTCTCGCACCGTCTGGAAGATTTCCTGTGGCTCACCGTCGGCGGCGAGGACAAGATCCTGCCCGGCGCGGTGGTCAACGATCTGCTCGAGCGCAAGGTCGCCGAGATCGAGGAAAAGGAAGGCCGCCGCCCCGGCGGCAAGGCCCGCAAGCGTTTGAAGGACGACCTGATCCATGAATTGCTGCCGCGCGCCTTCGTCAAGAGCTCGCGCACCGACGCCATCCTGGACCTGCAGCATGGCTATATCGCGGTCAACACCTCCAGCCGCAAGAGCGGCGAGAACGTGATGAGCGAGATCCGCGGCGCGCTCGGCAGCTTCCCGGCGCTGCCGCTCAATGCCGAAGTCGCCCCGCGCGCCATCCTCACCGGCTGGATCGCCGGCGAGCCCTTGCCCGAAGGTCTGAGCCTGGGCGAAGAATGCGAGATGAAAGACCCTATCGAAGGCGGCGCGGTGGTCAAGTGCCAGCACCAGGAACTGCGCGGCGACGAGATCGACAAGCATCTGGAAGCCGGCAAGCAGGTCACCAAGCTGGCCCTGGTGATGGACGACAACCTGTCGTTCGTGCTCGGCGACGACCTGGTGATCCGCAAGCTCAAGTTCCTCGACGGCGCGCTGGACCAGCTCGAACACAGCGAGGACGACGGCGCACGCGCCGAACTCGACGCACGCTTTGCGCTGATGAGCGCCGAAATCCGCCGGCTCTTCCTGTTGCTGGAAACCGCGCTGAAGCTGAGCAAGGCCGAGTAA
- a CDS encoding SprT family zinc-dependent metalloprotease: MFKPVRRLIAPTPYVIERDCLRVQLDGSEIDVLRVRDPRARRIKLSVDERGARLTLPLRASLVAGERFVHAHLDWLGTQLSRYQQVDAFSALQRGVPGLLPLRGALLPLSWHEGRYARIELADEGAHFHVPARLGDAGLRRTLKEFYEAQARADVGRWLPTYLPGLPRPPARLRLKVMSSQWGSLAPDGSMALDLALVLGRPSAFEYVLVHELCHLLQANHSPAFWAEVERRFPAWRDERSYFHDHGRQLKAQLRRLLQPT; encoded by the coding sequence ATGTTCAAGCCCGTCCGCCGCCTGATCGCGCCCACCCCGTACGTCATCGAACGCGATTGCCTGCGTGTGCAGTTGGACGGCAGCGAGATCGATGTGTTGCGCGTGCGCGACCCACGTGCGCGGCGGATCAAGCTCAGCGTGGACGAGCGCGGGGCGCGGCTTACCCTGCCGCTGCGTGCAAGCCTGGTGGCCGGCGAGCGCTTCGTGCACGCGCATCTGGATTGGCTGGGCACCCAGCTGTCGCGTTACCAGCAGGTCGATGCGTTTTCGGCGCTGCAACGTGGCGTGCCCGGGCTGCTGCCCTTGCGTGGCGCGCTGCTGCCATTGTCCTGGCACGAAGGGCGCTACGCGCGCATCGAACTCGCTGACGAAGGCGCGCACTTCCATGTGCCGGCACGGCTGGGCGACGCCGGCCTGCGCCGCACGCTGAAGGAATTCTACGAAGCGCAGGCGCGCGCCGACGTCGGCCGCTGGCTGCCCACCTATCTGCCCGGGTTGCCGCGACCACCGGCGCGTCTGCGGCTGAAGGTGATGTCCTCGCAGTGGGGCTCGCTGGCACCGGACGGTTCGATGGCGCTGGATCTGGCGCTGGTGCTCGGCCGCCCCTCGGCATTCGAATACGTGCTGGTGCACGAGCTCTGCCATCTGCTGCAGGCCAATCACTCGCCGGCGTTCTGGGCGGAAGTGGAGCGGCGTTTTCCTGCCTGGCGCGACGAGCGCAGCTATTTCCACGACCATGGCCGCCAGCTCAAGGCGCAGCTGCGGCGGTTGCTGCAACCGACCTAG